In the Brachionichthys hirsutus isolate HB-005 chromosome 1, CSIRO-AGI_Bhir_v1, whole genome shotgun sequence genome, TGTCAATCTGTGAacacaaatgttgtttttctcatttttggCATTCAAGTACAGAAATCCCAACAcactctttttgtgtgtgtgtaggtgtatgaTGTAGTCCAATGTGTTGGCTCTTGattgttctgctttgtttttgcacaCTATGTGACTCAGGACcgtggggggggtcatgttttCTGGCTCCATTCAAATGACTTGTGTTGCATCAATGTTTCCACAATACTGTCGAATCTCTTTCTGATTCCATTTGTGAGCTGATTTTCTCATCTGGAGGTAAAGGGGCTGACGATGGAGTATCGCTCAGGCATGATGGCTTTGATGGACCATTATTGTAGTAAAAATACGGCTTGTGGCGAGTTGAGAGTTGAGTCTCAGTTGTCCTTAAGCTGTACAAACAAACTTCctgagcccccccacccacccacacacacactcgcacacacacacacacacactttgcacaAGATAggcaatgaaaaaaatatgaaaacctTTTAAACCTAATCCATTGTCTATTTCTGTTTGCCAAATAAAGCCAGAACTTcatctaaatataaatatgttgcTTCTGATGGTTTCGATCATGCAGCTGAAAAATGAGATGATGCTCAGATACCAAAATAATTTGGCTGCTCTGTGTAACAGATAACATAATTCTTGGATTTAATATTACGGCTGTGTTGTAGCCCTGACTTTATCTAGACACTGCTCTGCTGGCTATCGTCACTCATTGTCACAAACAGTCTTTGCTGTTACGGAGCAGAAAACCTACGCTCCACAGCACACAGTAAAAAAACTATGAAGGACTAACAACCTCGCAGTTTACCGACTAGGCCACTATAATTATCAGAAAGGTGTGAGTCGGTAATAATTTGTTCTTCTGTGAGCTTAAAAAAGGCATTATGAGCTGTCTAAACATAGCTGTCTCATTAGATTTAATGCATGATTAGTGTAAATCAGACAGAACATACTGATttaggaaaaatacatttattttgaaagtccaATAGATTGGCGAATCACACACGAGagactaaaaaaacaacaactccaaaGTACAGTTCATAGTCTCCAATTAAACAAGTTATGTACTCAGGTACTTCAGCCAACGGTAggagatagaaaataaaaagaagtttGAATTTATCTTTAAACTGCACTGGTTTACTGGAGAGGGTCTGACATTGGAGTCATGAGCTCtgtatggtttttttttttcatcacctTCTTGGCCATGGCAAGGATAATTACAGTAATTTcagcataaaaacacaaaaggatgAGTTAATTTCTCTTTAAAAGTTGAATGATGCTCATTCTAAAATTATTTCTTAACAGGAGATGGCAAGAAAATACAGGTTTGTGAATATGTATGAGACACTTCTGACAGAAATGTAGGAATGTGAAAATAGAAAAGTGACCTGCCAACTGCCATGCAGAGTTTTTtggtattattttttttatgttggcaAAGCAGGTTTTCTCAATTTAGCCAAtaatctttttaaaaaaattggGGAGGCAAGATTGATCAAAAATCTGGTTTTACAAAAGGAGTTTTACACAGAAATAAACCACCGGTTAATTTTAATACCTGAGCTGCCAATGTTGCATTGTAATTACAACACAGCATTTGAacaatgtaattttttttatccagtcTAATAACTAGACTGCTCACAATGTCATGAACTAAGTTGGTGCAAGAGGAAGGAAGGCTGCATCAGCGACCCGCCATCACCACAGACATCCAAAGATTTCTGCCCTCAATGAAAATGACATTCATCACCATCACTGAGATTTAAATGGATATTTCATATTGTTTGAACTACATTCCTCAATAATTCATCACACCGACCACACGTGcgcacaggcacgcacacacacacacacctttcaggttctttcataaattcagcTCCTATTAAAATTAACGATGTTCGGCCTTGAAATTCACAGGATATTTTGGTCTTAAAAAAACCGCTCATCTTTGCTTAATAcctacacacatgcacgcacacacacacacacacacacacacacaaaaagaggcATGCTGAAGCTGAGAAGATTTATAGCCAATCATGTCTAATGGATTTCTTTGGCACTTGAGGAATTAAGAAACGAAATTAATTACCCTTTAGTGACCCTGCTGTCCATAtcgctctcactctctctctctctctctctcacacacacacacacacacacttgcaatCCAGACGATGGTAAATTTCAATGTAATTACAGTCTAGATGGGATGTGCTTAGTTGTCGCAGGCTTAGCAGCACTGCATATTTGTGTACAGTAATGTGTTTATTGTTCCATGGTGACCGCCATTTTAAAATGAAGAgctaaatatttattattcaacAGTGATAAAATGGCCTATACTGTTCATGGGTCAACATTCTTGTACTGATTTCTTTTCCCTTATTAGAATCTGTAAAATATTCTCCAGTAACCCGCTTAACAAAGGATCCAGAACCGATTTTGTGGAATATTTGTTCACTATTATAGAGTCGTACAGCTTACTGGATTGTAGCTCCACTCAAATCCTAagtaaaataattgtaataataattaaaacaaataattgatATCATTGagagtaattttatttttatttgcatccaCAGAACAGCAAAACTCTGCAATAAATGGTTTGAGTTGGattattttgttccattttttcatcattttatgacaagggttagggttagggttacctcACGACCATACAAAGCAACAAATGTTAATTATTCTAATTATAATATTTCCACTTTTTTCCTATTTgtaattcatattttacattttatcttcaatggaaagaagaaagaaaatttaTTGAGTATACGCATTTGTTGGGCTATTTGGATCCCACCTATTTCTTCCTTTTCACTTCTTTTATTTCTGGATGGTAATAATTTTCGTTCTTCAGTACAATAACTGTCGAAGTCCAGACGTCCAGGAAATGGTCCACCTTTTGTAGAAGACCCGCTTTAGTTGTAGACATTATGAACTGTCTGCATGACAGACTTCGTTCTTTGCCTCAAGGAGTGAAAACAGATGCTGTTCCCAACACGATGACAGAAGGCAGTCTTCATATTGGATGGAATCACAGTTTCCATTTTTGGTACTTGCATGAAttattttgtgcttttctgtGCCTTGAGCTCTGAAGAGCAGCTGTTATGAGACAATGACGGGTCGCGCTAGAGGGGATTACGGTCAGCGCCACTGTCCACACTTCAAATCCGGAGATTGCAGTTGAGAGGTTTTCTTCTCACAGCCTCATGATGTTTGTCAGcatatatttaaacatgtaaAATTCTAACAGAGAAGTATTCGGCATACTCCCATGCTGTTTGTCAGGACATACAACTTTTAAAACAAGCTCTAAAACTACCAGCAGGATAATCACCGCCTTCCTGAGCATGACTGTGCTCTGCTAGTTTTCCCAAAAATATCTTGGAAGTGTCTTGAAATCCAATTATTTTTGCAAGTATTTTTTTAACCTTGGCTTTAAGTGTGAGTACATCATTATTCATGAAGCAAAAAAGAATAATACGAAATTGGACTTGCCCTATTAGCAAGACAAATCGAAACAGAAAAGGAGAAACTGAGGTCAGTTTTAAGAAAGAGGCAGCTTGACAGACAAATGAAAGAATGCCAAAGGTTGATTGAGGGAGTGAGTCAGTGTGAGAGACAGCGAGACAAAGAGGGAGCGTGAGCAACACGGAGGGATTATTAGCAACTCTGTGCGGGGATTAGAGAGGAATGCAGAGGACTGACACACCAAAATGTGATCTCGCTCTGGCTTAGTgtcccttttctctcctccacatCTACAGCAGGTACACAGCGGCTGCCAGCCCTTATGAGCTCACTCCCTGCCACATCACTCACCTGCCTCTGATTCTCACATTCTCACACATGCCTCTCCAAGCCGACAAGTGATCAGCGAGTGGTACTGTCGCAGCGTGAGACAATTCCTATGGATTTTCCTCTGTGGATGTTGCAGCCCGAACAAATCCGACGTCTTTTTCTGGCTGGCTGGAGATCATAAACGCTGCATTCTTTCCAGATGAAGTCATTGTACCATGCAACTCGGTTGAGACTCACATTTACACGCTGGCACACCAACTGAGCCTACCGTTAAAGTGAAATGTGTAATGGCCTCGGTAAATGTGCCCCATGTAGTTTTGACAGATACTTTACTAACCACCTTCTCCGTTCTCTTTCTCCGCCTCTCCTGCAGATCTGAGTTTGACTTGGACTATGACAGCTACCACGAGGACTACTCCGACAGGTACTGTCAGAAAACTCCATGCATGACGGCTCACACATCTCTGACTGTTTGTCTGGGTGTCACAGGAGGATAGGGTGGATTCTTTGTCCTCGTTGCCTCTGCTCCCTGTTAGTGTTGGTCACACGGCTGTCAGTCTTCCTGTCTTTGCCTTCAATGTTGCCCAATACTACTCAACAGGATGGAGCTAACACAGAgatatacacacacgcacacaacatttgtttttccatatgCATAAAATTGCGCATTAAACGCAAACCTAACCTGTTTTCCTGCATCACAAAAGAACAACATTTATTCTGTCTACATATAAAGCTAAAACTCAGGCTGCaaagtaaaatgtcaaaaaacacTTTGAAAGTGTTTATTGTTCCTGGTAAGTTTTGCAGCTCGCAGGTAATACATTACAGTTACTACATGGAACAATCCGCCTCCAAACACTGACGGCGTTGCTTCTCGGTTAGGTACTTCTCGGTTAGTTACTTCTCGGTTAGTTACTTCTCGGTTAGTTACTTCTCGGTTAGTTGCTTCTCGGTTAGTTACTTCTCGCTGCACATTGCACTCCTGTGCCGCGTACAAACAGGTTCAGCAGTTAAAGGTGCTGAAGTGGTTCATGGACTGATTTCCACTCAGAGTGGCTCCGCCCGTTGAAATTGTACAGGGGCTTTCCTACATCCCTGAGGCCTAACTCATAAACACTTCAATCAGCACATCTGAATAAAAGAAGTCATATtgcacgtgcacaaacacacgcacacacacacacacacacacacacacaaacacaacgcGGGAGAGAAAGAAATCCCATTCGTTTGCCTTTTGCACATGTCAACGCTCTCTTGCTTTTTTGCCCATTTTGTTTGCcttgcatttttttctctttgctcaGGGGGAACACTTGCTGATTTTCAATTTGTTTTAACACAGTGCATGATTATTCCCCATGCTGTTGGCGAGCACCACTGACAgctctgtgcttgtgtgtgtgtgtgtgtgtgtgtgtgtgtgtgtgcaggcgtgtgtttgtttctgtttgttctttGAGCACATCAATATGcgggaaagagagagacgttCTGTCCGCTGTCCTCTCGTGTGAACGCGCAAGAATTGTCTTCTAAAGAAATGTCTTTTAGCATAGTGATAACAGCTCGAGCTGACAAAGCTGCTTCCCATGTGGGGTCTAATCCATAGAGACAAACACTTTCcctcacgcacactcacacgttTTCGTAATCCTCCTCGTCTCTCGTCATTTATTGTCTGGGCTTCCATTTTCAGAGACGACACTTCAAAGCTGGTGTTACAACATATTGTCTATATGCCTGGAAATTGTTCTCGAGGACTTTAAACTGCATTAACTCTCTGGTCTCTGTCTTCACACATGGACGATGCTCAAAGCCTCTAATCTCACACATTCACTGCGACCTAGCACACCTCATCCTTGTGACAATGTGATCCCTGTCTGTCTAGTTCTGGTGACAGCCTTGACAGCCTGTGCACATATATTAGCATCAAATAGAGAAGCTTCACAGAATCTCACAAatttgaagaaaaagaagaaaagagaaaatgctTCAGGATGCAAggctgtctctgattggctcacggCTCAGTCAGTAGATCTGAATCATTGTCTGACTCCAAGTCCTTGTTGCTGACAGCTTGTTTTCCGTTTGTTGGCTCGCGCAATACAGAAGAGCTTTTCAAAGCTTCTGGCATAGCAGAAGCCATTTAAGCTGTGCTCAGACTATCTTTGATCCAGGTATCCAGATTGTGATGAGATGGACTCTATTAGCATGCAGCATCATAACGCCAGGCCTGCCAACCTCAGGAACATATTTTAACACCAACATCTAAACGTTTCCACTTCACTTTGCTCAAGGTCATTTCCCTACCAACCGACAGGCACAACAAAGTCTTTGCTCCTGTTGAAGcgaaaatgtatttgtgatgtttttgttcCTTTCTTGATGGTTAGAATTATAAATACAgcacaattaaattaaaagtaaaattaatATTGCTTTTCCAAAAGATAGTTAGATTTTCACTAGACGGCAGGTcatcatttaattcatttagtCCATGACTCTGGTCTTCCTAAATGACATGTCACCTGGGCCAGTCCAACACCAGGATGCAGATGTTTTAAAGTGGAGGGTTAGAGTTAGATTAATGTACAATTTGTGTTGTCACTCGCCCACTGGGGGAATCTCCCAGTGCTTCAGATTGCTAATCCAACAATGGGAAAGTTTTAGAGTACTGTGGTTTTAACAGACACACTGTTAAAAGCATCCATAAGCATCATTGCCACAGTTCCCacgcttcctgcagctgctcagccCAGTGATTGGTTGATTTTCATCTCGTATTTCACCTGGTCATTGAATTAAGGCCTTCTGTGACTGCAGACAATCAAATGTGAGGCTAGATCACCCTGGTTCAATCGGATCACCTCGATTTTTATTAACAAACACACTTGTATAGACcaacacacacaagtacacagtGATATGTCTGTAAGCACTATGGAGTTTGACTGTGATACACCCCCTGTCACCAGCAGTACTAGCCTGGCAGGGAGCTATTGATTGGGCCTGACAGAACCAATTACATTCAGTGACAGATAGAGAAATGGAGCTCTCCACCGGGAGAAGCCAACGCCAGCACTGGCTTTAGAGAGAAGCAGAGATttcaaacaaaagacaaaaggacATTGGATATAACTATCCACAATTGTCTATGATGTGCTTGAACAGCTGATTTTTCTTCATTATAATCTGTTTCCTTCAATATAATTATGGTATTTTTCAGCTTGTGTACATTTTTTGTTTGAGCTAAGACTTGATTTTACAAGATGCTGAAAGACAATtgcaatcatctcatctacaagaagatggaaatACTTGCGAAGACCTCAGTTGTTGTGTCTAAATATGAGTGCTGTACCTGTATCGGAATAAAAGACCAGATGATAATTTAAATCAGAAACTGCTGGGTCACAAAATAAGTAAAAAAGACCACTGACATGACTGAAGATTATATCCTAGCTTCCTATCATTGACGGAAGATACAGTTGCTGCGGTGCTAAACTAAAGGTCTACATAAAACCTTATTTTGAGTATGTATCGTTTTGGACCTTGTATCAGAGTAGAGTCTGGGGAAATGCTCTCTGCAAAGTAATCCTTTTCTGCAGTATTCCACGAATTGTTTGTAATTCCATTCTTATGCAAAACCCTCTCATGCTTGTGAATATTCTCCCTCTGTCGTGTTTTCAGAAAAACACTGCAAGAAATCACAGAGAGCATCCctaaagaaatgtgggaaaacaCGCAGAATGAACACAGTTAAAGAATAATTGTATCTACTGACTTTTCAGGGTGTACGACTACCAGCGTGTGCCAGCATCCATGTCACCCCTGCCTCCCGTGGGACCCAGTCAGGCTAAACGATCGCGTTCGTCCTCCTACTCCACCAGGCACAGACGCAGCCGAGACAGAACCCACTCCAAAAGTTCCAGAGCCCACTCCACTAGTTCGGCCACAGCCAAGTGTGAGTAACGCTGCGGGAACAGTTCCACAAAAAATCGCTTGCATGAGATGCTGTGCATTTTTACAACTTCCACAAAGCTCTCCCTGGAGGAATGTTAAAGTGCAGTTTCCTCATGCCTTTCGCATGTACTCTCTCTTGCTCCTTAACTGCAGTGGGCATGGAAGAGTTGCAGGTGATTAAAAAGGAGCTGACCCTCATAAAGACACAGATTGATGGACTGCTTGACAGTCTGGACAGGATGGACACGCTGAGGAGTGACCATAAGGGTGAGACACTCATTTACCAAGACAATAAGAGGCGGGTAGGGGTGAGATTCACTGATAGGAAATCTATTTGCACATCATGAGCATTTTAAGGTAGAATCATGTTGCTTGATTAAGATAacccttaaaaaaataattgagtATCTGTGCTTCAGGGAATTTACAGGCATGGGAATGGACTGCAGCACCAGAGCCACTCCCATTTAACAgataaatcaaatattttctttcgGTCTGGGTGTGTTTGAAATGTCAGAGTACAGGTTTTCTGATTTATGGTTGTGAACAAATTGGATTTGGAATATGCTGAACAAACAGGGCTTTTGAAGTCACTGAATGATGAAGCTTCAGAAACGAGCAAAATACAAGGAactggcaaaagagctgatcATCAGATcagaagagctgctgctgccgtcaTGTGGACATTTGAAGATAACGCAGTCACTGCATCTGCCAATAACAAACAGTGAGCAGGACAAAGCTTATCATTCTTCCTAAAGACATTCATTTGGTTGCATTTTGTTTCATCTTAACCACagttattgcaaaaaaaaagatttattcatGAAGTGCATCCACCATCTTAACGTCAGATTATCTCGATACTCCTGTCCACCCAGCTCTGACGTCTCTTGCTGCCTCCTCATCTGCCCTTCATGCTGCCGCTCCCACTCTTGTCTCTAAAGCCAGTGGATCGAGCACAGGCGTTTTTGATTTGGACACACAGCAAACAGTATTTCCATGAAGCACAACCTGAACACCAAAGAAATTCAACCTCACCATGTGTGTTCACTCCCGTGTTGTAGGGTCTCCCCTGAGAGAGGACAGTCCAGCTGGATCACCATACGCCCTGTCCGGCAGCAGCCCAGAACactccctctgctccctctctccacaCAACTCCTACCATCTAATCCACAGGGAGAGCCCTGGCCTGAGGGAGCTCAAGGACGACCACCACAAGGTAAATGTTCCTGATATCTGGCTACACTTGTTTGATTCAAAAATGCGCCAGTGAGGGTCAccccttgttttgttttttattgcccTTACAGTGCAATTATGGTTTCTGGAGACAGACCATctcttttgtgttgttttgtgcatTTGCATTCAAAGTAGATAACTAGATGTCTGTTTTGCGAGGTGATGTGAAAATAGAGACTACGCTACTGTGAAATCAATTTCTATTTGCATTATTACATGCAGCTTGCAGTTTAACAAAGTGTCTTTCTTGTTTTTGACTCCCTATGTCTGTTTGATACAGATGAGCAACAACAGCTCTGACCATGAAGAGGAAATATGAAAGTGGGAAAAAGAAGATGTGGATTATGTGCCAAAAATGGAGgaagagaacaacaacaaacaaacaaacaagataaTCCTTATATCAGAGGCTCAATTTCCCTCCAATGTGGTGTACATATCAGATCAAACAATAGATTTCACAGCAGGTGAACAAAAACTCAGAGTAGATGATTATGTGATTGAGAAGAATTTGTTGTGTCAAATGGAAGGACAGGGAGGTGTAATCCAGATTATAATGATTGGATCCCTGGTAGAACAATGGTGAAATAAAAGTTATATTCACCATTTACAATATTCCAGTGTTGATCCAATTTTTTCTGCATTCATCAAATGAGCCATTAGAGCTCATAAATTAAAACATCATGAAAGAAACTTCCCTGTTTAtccttttcaaattaaaagccttgCTATGAAATACAGCAAGTGTCAAAAGACAGGCAATGCGTACTGTAAAACTTTATATGTTGAAGGTCCCACATTTGCGTTACTTCACCAGTTTCTCTCTAGAAGGAAACAACAGGTTAATAGGAAACATTGGATTCCAATTAATAAAGATTGTTTCTGTATTGTTTGGACATTATGGAATCAAAACTGGACGCCTCGGTGGTTACATGCTGCTAATTTGAATATCATCATTCAGAATAAAGCTCACACTGGAATTTTGGGTATATGCagtgtgaaatgaaaacagcCTCTGTGTAGCTCAGATTTGATCCCTCATAGCGCTTTTTATTAATGCTCTACTTCCCTTCTATTTATCGCATATGATACCAGAATAAAACAGAGAACCTCAGTAATCGCTTAGAGGTTGGACAGTCACACTAATGATTGAAACAGAGTCTGGCCTCTGTGTGTAAGTCTCAGAAAGGATTATAATAAACTGTCTTGTTATGTAATGCTGTTTTCTCCACTTAAAATGTATTAGAGGAAAATTACAAATCTCTTCCACCATGTGTTTGGCAGTTGGAGACAGGCCAGTGTCTGATATTGTGTATTAATGTAAACTTAAATGTAATTGTAGAACTGTTTGATTTGATCTTTGCTTTAGGGAttctcatgttgttgttgttgtttttttaaatatgttattATCCTTCCTATGGTGTTACATGTTTTGCTGGCATTCTTATAAGCCAAGTGGAAATACTCATTGTCACACTAAAGTATTTTCATATCGACTAAATGCAGTATATGGAGTGTCTTTTTAATTATGTAATAGGCAAACAGGCAAAGAGGAACATTATATAACGTTATATAATGCGAATTACTGTACAGATTAAAATCTCACTTTCAATATACAACTAAACCATAAATAACATGCATAGTGTGGTCAATCATCTATCAAATTGTTTTTGAAACTCACAAacatttttcttctgtgaaaatttgtttttttttaaaaagctgaaTTCCTCGCCAAGGAGAAAACCACCAACGCTGCACAGACTCTGAATGCAACACTCTCCTGTCACAATGTGAACTGAACAGTTGGATCCAGATGCCAAGCAGAGGGCATCATGCAGCAGTACTTCCTGACAACAAAAATGcaccacagaaacaaacaaaacagatgacTAAACAAAGACTGAagcctggattaaaacacaaactcaTCTAAAGATGATTGGGTACAAGTGGAGAGGGGCCTGATAAACTCAGGCAAGGGGAAGAAGACAGTACTAGTATACACAACTTGTACAGCCATTTGAAAACTACAGTTAAGTTACACGTTGCTGTATTTAGGGGACAATGAATAGgaacatttcacattttaatgtaTATGCTCTTTGCAATTCTACAGCATATTGTGTAAAGGAAAAATACACTAGAGTCACTTATTGTGAGCAAGAAAGCTGAGCTTTTTGTGAGCTGTGCACAAATGTGAACAATATAACAGTACATATTGTAACTGAGCATGGGTAAAGCATTCTGGCACATCCagatgttcctgtctgtctggccacATATTTTCATGCCTTGCAATACAGCTATGAAGGATTGTCCTGGAGTGGCGGATCCACCCTCtgcatgactctgctgtgacGTCGCCACATGCTGCATCCACGGCTGCATCCATGGCTGCTAGCAGGGTCATTTGCACATAAAGAAAGGTATTTAGTTGCTTGATAGAATTTGATAACTAGTTCAAAATTTTTGTATGtaatgactcaagcaatgaCATTAAGACTATTAAGTATTAAGGTTGAACTAAAGAAAAGCATTGAAGCGACTGAGGAAAAACTGCAAGTGAGATAACCAAATAGCCAGCCTGAACCGACATTAATGTTATCTTGCTAGCAAACAGCATGCTATTTATTTAAGTGACTAACAGACATGACATCAGTCATGATGGATACATTAGCAATAAAATTTAACAGTGCTCCAGTCACacaatttaa is a window encoding:
- the LOC137895509 gene encoding heterogeneous nuclear ribonucleoprotein C-like; the protein is MSMSGELKSSRSRAASKRASTTTYGSEFDLDYDSYHEDYSDRVYDYQRVPASMSPLPPVGPSQAKRSRSSSYSTRHRRSRDRTHSKSSRAHSTSSATAKLGMEELQVIKKELTLIKTQIDGLLDSLDRMDTLRSDHKGSPLREDSPAGSPYALSGSSPEHSLCSLSPHNSYHLIHRESPGLRELKDDHHKMSNNSSDHEEEI